One genomic window of Nicotiana sylvestris chromosome 10, ASM39365v2, whole genome shotgun sequence includes the following:
- the LOC104240472 gene encoding U2 small nuclear ribonucleoprotein B''-like, which translates to MMLTGDIPPNQTIYIKNLNEKVKKEELKRSLYCLFSQYGRIADIVALKTPKLRGQAWVVFSEVTAASNAVRQMQNFPFYDKPMRLQYAKTKSDCIAKAEGTYDKKKKQEEKVEKRKRTEETPQTGAANDPRADSNGGPAAASRQGRPSAQETVAEPNNILFIQNLPHETTSMMLEVLFKQYPGFREVRMIEAKPGIAFVEFDDDVQSSVAMQALQGFKITPQNPMAITYAKK; encoded by the exons ATGATGCTTACAGGAGACATACCACCGAATCAAACTATTTACATTAAGAACTTAAATGAGAAAGTCAAGAAAGAAG AGCTAAAGAGGTCTCTTTATTGCTTGTTCTCTCAGTATGGGAGGATTGCGGATATAGTGGCGCTGAAGACCCCCAAACTTAGAGGACAAGCATGGGTTGTGTTTAGTGAAGTAACTGCTGCCAGTAATGCTGTGCGGCAAATGCAAAACTTCCCTTTTTATGACAAACCTATG CGGTTACAATATGCTAAAACAAAGTCAGATTGTATTGCTAAGGCAGAGGGGACCTATGACAAGAAAAAGAAACAAGAGGAAAAAG TGGAAAAAAGGAAACGTACTGAAGAAACTCCGCAAACTGGTGCAGCTAATGACCCTAGAGCTGACAGTAATGGAGGCCCAGCT GCTGCTTCTCGCCAAGGAAGGCCAAGTGCACAAGAAACAGTTGCAGAACCAAATAATATTCTCTTTATACAGAATCTGCCCCATGAGACTACAAGTATGATGCTTGAAGTGCTCTTCAAACAATATCCAGGTTTTAGGGAAGTTCGAATGATTGAAGCGAAGCCAGGTATTGCATTTGTGGAATTTGACGATGATGTCCAGTCTTCGGTCGCCATGCAGGCCCTTCAAGGCTTCAAAATCACCCCCCAAAATCCCATGGCTATCACCTATGCCAAGAAATGA